agtaagatgacctctcgtgcataccttgatacgggaatgtgtcgtgagtggatgaacacagGTCGGTAAGTATAAACTATACCTTAATGTATCTCCAAGTCATATGATTACATCTAATTGtcgagtttaagtggacaacaatatcgataatcgttataggatgcttatctaaatgttaactaattgaacaacaagtgTGTTTTTGgtatgaccgtacactgatatgattctcttaccctcgaaactcacaaaaagattgtctgtaaatatttatttacatttctccgttgtatatatttatttactgctttcagtctttatatttgaaatattcaaaaataccaaaaagattttaggtgtgttttaatataaactttataaaagccaaaaagattttgattgtATCTTATTTTTTATTGTCCGACGTTTAGAACTCGAATCTGTCCACCTAAAACCTAATTGAAAACcaaacaattgcatcttcataaatgGTCGAAGTTAACAAATTTTGAAAGTTAACAATCTAAAATTGAACAATTTTGAAACTTTCAAAATGTTGACGGTTGGTAGTTGATTGAGAGTTGGTCACATGTGTGTCGTGTGTTAATATTGTTTAAAATCAACTCTTAGTGAGGTTTttgtttgaaaattttcaaaggttGATTATATTCttagcggttgttctcattacgcgtttagctcTGTTGTGTGTGTAGATGTGGCATTCGAACCAGCTAGGCAAAGAGAACGCGTCAGATGACAAGTAGTGAAGTGAAGAAACAACATGGATGCAATCAGAGGGTCAAGATGATCAAGTTGTAGCTGACCATTCGTCAACACCTCAAGGATCTGAAGCCttgaagatcaaaagattcacgagcaacattcaagggggagtttgttgatacactccctGGTTGTGACAGGTGAAGACTTTCAAGATCCTGCCGCTTGAAGAACGAACCGTCACTAGCAACATCCAaggaggagtttgttgatgcaccttCAGTGTGGATGTGGCACGGTTCAGTTCATCCTCCTGTCACTTATGGTTAATCTGCATAGTGAGGGAAGATTTATATTACATCGAAACAACATCTAAAGGACAAAGGAATACACATCAAAATAGGAGTTATCATTATAATTGAAATAGAGTTCAATCTATCGAAATAGAAGGGTTCTTGTCATGAAATACAATCTATCGAAATAGAGGAGCTTGTGTGTTGTAAGCATCAAAATAGAGGATGCTTTGGGTATCGAAGTAGATCTCATATCTATTTCAAAATTCTGGAAGTATTATCCAACCTCTGTTTcgatctatatatatatatacatatatatataggggatggttcaaatgaaaaccacttttattgtgaaaactcgaaaactaactaaaaaaagcctaaaaaacacacaaaaaaattttttttttttttcaatttttttttataaaaatcgctagtttttatatataaaaaaaactttttttcaaaaaaaaaaataaaatttgtgtagtgcacatgtgtaataatacacatgtgtagtacacatacatatgtgcagtattacacatgtgcactacacaaaaaaaatttttttttttttttgaaaaattttttttttatattaaaaaacctgcgaaattttgattgcaaaaaaaaataaaaaaaaattttatgtttttttggctttttttaattagttttcgagttttcacaataactagtggttttcatttgaaccttcccctatatatatatatatactatgcCTATTTCGATAAGATAAAAAGGCATGGCTATTTTGATTAGCAAGGACTCAAGATGTGTTTCGATGTAGTCCAAACTGTTTCGTTATATTTTGTTGTTGTCTTGTATTTCGTTGTGTAGTGTTACTTCTCTGGTAGTTTAAATAGCAGCACACACACTCTGTTTCATAGAACAAGAGAGAGAGAACACTTCAGAGAGTTGTGTGCATTGTGTGTAATGTTACTCTGCTGAAATCAAAACTTGAGCTTTAACAGTTACATCTTGCTTGTGTTTGGTTGTGTTCTTTGCTTAGATTTGCACATAATCAAGGATTCTACACTTGGTTGTGTGTTAAACAACAAGGAATAGGTTCTCTAGATCCTCATTTAGGGACCTACACGTGGTGCCGAAGTTGATTATATAATAAATCGGCCACCGACACACTCAATTCCAAGATAGTCGGTGATAGCTGGGTTTCGTGATCATCACGTAGTCAATTCCAGTACCCACCATGCTAACTGGTGTGACTTGATGTAGTTAACCCAACACATGCAATTCTAAGACAACCAGCCATTCACTGTTATTTTGTTGAATCAACTGACGGGCGTAAAGCCCACCAAAAGCTAGAATAGCAGCACACACAATTCCAAGAAGGCCAATGTGTCTAGGTGCTTTTTGTTGTATCCACTAATGTGCGTTAGACTCATCGGTTCCGTGTACTAGAATTTAGGAATATGTAACAGTTagagatttagggtttagggtatcTATGTATTACATTTTGTATGAAAGTGTCTGTGTTTTATGTTCTTATATCAACCGATGTTGAATTATTTGTATTTCATTTTTTGTTGCGTTACTTATTATAAATGATAAGTCGAACACAATTATCAACACACACGATTTATCGAGACCGAAATATtatcaaaataacaatttttattaaaaaatatgaaattttataataataatacttaaaaaaaTTTACAGTTTATGATAATAGTTATATATACATTTTATAATaacatttaataaaaatatgaaattgTATATATAATAGTTATATATGTACAATTTATAACAATTTATACTATTAAGTATccaaaaaacaacattttataaaaatctgAGGTTTTTTAAACCTTATACGTCGCATATAGGGCTATACGCTGTACATAGGCCCAATTTTTCCACCAGACTTGTTCCTTGCTCAATCTGAAAAAATACCATCCCTCTATACAACGTCGTAAAGGTGATATACTTCTAATCATTGGCTGTCAGCCAATGATTGATATTAAATAAATCGGAGCTATACGTGTCATATAGAGCACCTAGGAGTGCCCAAATAAATTAGGGGTGGGTTGTCTAAATAATATATCCCTTGATAAATAAGCAGAGGCTCCATaacactttttttttatttgatacaATATATTCATACATTTACCTAATGAGTATTATCATTTATATAACTATGATTAAACTAGCTAAGTAACATGTATTATGTATTAtgttttatatttaattaattaGTATTACAAATACATAAATAGAGTTTATGTGTATAACAAATAAGTAACTAATAAAAAAAGTAGTAAACGAGTAGAGTTCTCACAGATAGAGTAGACTTGAGTTTGGATTATATTAAGTTAATAGTCGAACTTAGTTAAGTTGCCAATGttaagttattaatgtttaaTATCAACCCgagttattaatttttttttatttttttattttttttgaaaatcaactttcaTTCAACCGAAAAAACGACTAGCTATTACCAAGACAAAAATAGCAAGCCGAAaaccaacaaataaaaaaattacattacaTCAAATCGGCACCACCTATCCCACTCCATCGTtccttgtttaaacctatgcttGTACCACAGAAAACCAAAAGACTTAACATCCGCAAGAATATCACCCACCTTAGCATCTTTACTTGAAAAAATCGTCTCGTTCCTGGCCCTCCATAATCGCCAAACAGACTAAGATGACTAAACCATGCAACAACATTTTCTTGATGTCTGACCTGCCATAATACTCGTGAAGCTCGACCAAATCTGTAACACTAAATGCGTACACCTCTGGAATACGACACCATCTCGAAAAACCATTCCAAACTGCCGCAGAAACATGACAACCTGGCTCAATGCTCTCTTCCTCGCTATGGCACCAATCGCacagcatgttttccacaaaaaTATTTCGTCTCGTCAATGCCATTTTAGTCGGTAATCGATCCAAAAAGACTCTCCACATGAAGATATTACATTTACTTGACACCCACTTACTCCATTGAAATCTTGACCGATCGACATTCACCGAGCCACGTAAAATGATATGTACCACTTGGTTTGATAGATAACCCGTTAAAGTGGGTCAAGCTCCACAGAAAATAGAGAGAAACAAGATGAAATCTAGAGAGAATTTGAGACTTAATATTTTTCATTCATATCTTTCTTCAAACCAACAATCCTCTTTTAAAGGAAACAAAATCAAAATAACTAACACCCCACTATTTCCTAATCATACGTAACATGAGAATATGGGCATTCCCACTATCTCTTTATTTTCTCACATGCTAATTAACAAAAACTAAGAAGTAAATAAAGAAATGAAAAAAAGGAATTAAACTTATGCATGGAACCAAGGGTGTGGCACGTAACATTCCCTCCCGCTCAAAACAATCCTTGTCCTCAAGGATGCAATTGGTGAACACATTCTAATAAGCCATGGTGGCCGCCACTCGGTCCTTCCTACGACATTTGGAGATGTAGTAACGAGGCGCCACGGAGGCCGCCACTCGGTCACCCTGGTGACTTCTTTGGCTGGAGTTGTTTTCTTCTTTGTCACCAATAAATTCTGAGTAGAATCAGCACTGGCACGATGAAACAAATTTTGCCATAAAAATGTCTTTATCACCTTTCTGCAAGTAGTCTTTTTGAACCAAAGCACCggtctctttttcttcttcaaactACTTTTCATGGCTTTCAACATAGATGGCATAAAAATATCCTTTTTCTTTTGGGAATCAAGGATGTGATTGTCCCTTTGGGTTGAGTTAGTCTTGCCTAACATGGAGGATGGGAAAAGGGTCTTAGGTAACAATGGAAAGAGGGTTTGTTTTGACTGCATCAAAGAAGAGGATGACGTAATGTTTGGGTGTGATGAAACATGTCTCGGTGGTGGTGCAGCAACGGATGTGGATGGTGTTGTGACTTGTGGAGTAAGGGTTCGGAACGGAGGTGGTGCTGCTGCGGATGACTGGACAGGCGGTGCGGTGGCGGAAATGGGTGGTGAAGGTGTAGGAGTTTGGGGGGCTTCCCACGCAGTTCGAATTGATCGGAACTCGTTGCGAAGGGTTTGCAACTGAGATTCGAGTCTCACAAGGGATTCATTCATCCATTGATAGAACTCGATTTCGGATAGAGTTTGAGCAGCCATTGGTCCGGGGGGATCAcgacagctctgataccaaatgatatGTACCACTTGGTTTGATAGATAACCCGTTAAAGTGGGTCAAGCTCCACAGAAAATAGAGAGAAACAAGATGAAATCTAGAGAGAATTTGAGACTTAATATTTTTCATTCATATCTTTCTTCAAACCAACAATCCTCTTTTAAAGGAAACAAAATCAAAATAACTAACACCCCACTATTTCCTAATCATACGTAACATGAGAATATGGGCATTCCCACTATCTCTTTATTTTCTCACATGCTAATTAACAAAAACTAAGAAGTAAATAAAGAAATGAAAAAAAGGAATTAAACTTATGCATGGAACCAAGGGTGTGGCACGTAACACCACGTAGCCATTGCTTAGTCACTCTTTGTTCTTAGCATCATTCCACTCCCATACATCTTCTTTATCGGCCACCACAATGTCACTCAACAATTCTTCAAGCTCTGAACAtcattaaatattaggaattAAGACTATTTTGATTTAATTTTTGATATTGATAGAATAATAAGAGATAATTACAAACATTTTTGGGTAATGATATTTGGCGTGTGGTCTAGTGGTTGGAAAGACTTAGGTTCTTCTTGGAgggggtaagatcaaataaaaagtttattttgtctaagtaggatgagaaggaatcttaaccattaattttttaaatcaatcaatggttaagatgaaagtaTAGGAGAAAGGAGAAGTGCAAGGGTATCTTGGGAAAATCCTATTtatggattttctctctccacatgcaagtcacatgcatatttcacccccattttttaaacgttcataacttttttatacgacattattttctCATAAAAATTTCACggtaaaatcgagcgtctttttatctctaatttgagtaccatattgctatataaaatatgaagactaaaaaagcccactaaaatgtgttttatttctatgttgtataacatttttttgtgctggatttttgtactatatttttgtactaaattttttgtgcttaatttttttgtcttaatttttttctcaatttttttatgttggatttttttgtactacatttttttgctgaattttttcgtgttatatttttttactagatttttttgtgctatatttttttgtactacattttttgtgctatatttttttgtactaaatttttttttgttgtatttttaaaaaacaaaatgggtgttacatgtcattttcactcctatttataaggaccaaaatgccctttattCCTACTTATTAAGAATGCCACATGTCATCATCATAATCCTTCTTTGGCTACTTAGGCAAtatccactttttagtggatccttcccctTCCTTGGAGAAACAAGTTAATTCAATCCCTACTAGTGTCATATTTGGTGGATAAAGACAATGAAGGCTAGTTTCTCGGGGAACGCCGTTAGCCAAACTCTGACGCCAACgtggacccggttaagacaacataatCTGGCAAGAGTAGGGTTAGGGCCCTCAGTTTAGGAGGGTGTGACATCTATCTCACAACGAGTTAAAAATTctcaccgttcaaaaaaataatattattatttaaacttgtttacttGTTTTCTATAACacagatatatatatttttttttgaactatGACTTTCTTTTTGAATGGCCCAATGTCACATCGCCTAAACGGCGACCCTAGCCAAGATCTGCCCAgactacgttgtcttaaccgggcccgtGCTGGGTTGATCAGACTTTGTTACGGCGTTTCACCGGAAACCGTACTGCCTCCACATGAGATGCATCGCTGAAGTAACAGTCGGATGAAAACTGGGGTGCGGCTCAGGATTGAACCCCCTTCGGTGGGTTTGTCACCATCATTGCCCAATATCCATCCCAATATTAAACAAACGAGAATTAAACTTGAGTCTTCTTTGGAAAACCCAATTCTCCTACGTAGACCACAAGTGGGGGATATAACACTGATATATTTAAGTAAAAATTAATGTACATTTATGTAAAttggggctgtttggtagcctctgaatggtcattaagatgctacctcttaatggaaccattaagaattttaccaatgacaaggtagaagaatgtgacatgtgatgatttaccattcagatgttacctcctaaccattcagacttgaggttacctcttattcattcagaggttttaaaccaagAGGTAGCATCTAAATGGTTATTAAAAGGCTACCAAACAGCCTCTAAAATCGTTTCATGTACTCTACTAATATACTCCTGTATAAAATAAGAATTTTGATAAGATtttgtattaaaataataattaaaaagtaAACATATATAAGGATGCCCGTatagttttattttttaataatactttTAAAGTTTAagcttaataataataataataataataataataataataataataatattaataataataataataataataataataataataatacaaatagAAATAAGTATTTAAAAGAATCACTGAAAAGTAGTATAAGGCTATAATATCGGGTGTTCAAATGGAATTCCTTCATCAGGACTTCATAATTATCCGCTAAAATCTAGGTtaattttaaagaaaaatattGATCAATTACGCTACATTCATCTATAAATAAGTAGTTTATAATTTTGTACAATCTGTAAACATTCAAGCTACGATTAATAACTTCAATTCTGCTTCAAGATACCACCTCGAGAGATTTACCGACCGAAAGATTATGGCTATATCAGCGACTTCATACGAGATTATACTTCCAGATTCCCGACAGTTTGTCATCGTGAACGCGCAACCAGGTGAACGTGTAGATAACCTACTGATTATCAATCCCTCTCCGACTCAAGTTGCAATGATTCAATGCTACGAAGACATCCAATCCGTGTTGTTCGATGATGGTGGGCCTGCTTATACAACTCATTTGATGAAACTCGAAATGAATAAAGGATTAGTAACCAGTCTTATATCCTTGGATGGATCTGAAGTGGTGGATCATGAAACGTATGTGATGATTACTAGTAACATAATGAAGTATCATGAGTCTCTTCATGCCGATGACTTGTCCGAGGAAACAACGGATCaggagaaagaagaagaagaagaggacaTTTGTGCGATTTGTCTGCAAGAATTCGAGGTGGGTGAGACGTGTGTGGCACTCGAATGCAACCACGGATATCATCAAGAATGCATTGAGAAATGGTTGCAGCAGAAGAACAATTGTCCGATTTGTAGGGCTAAAGTTTTTTCCTTTTTTGAGTAAGATTTGTATGCTTAGGGTGGGTTCTTAATTCTAAAAACTACAACAGTACTTTCGTTGCATGAACGGTTAGTGTTTAGCCCTTGTGTAATGGGGCGCTTTGGCCAAGCATGGCGCCTAAAAAACGTCCGGAACACCACCCCCCTAGGCGCCATGTTTCAGAAATTTGGGGGAGGCGCGAATATTATCGCGGCGTGAGGGAGGAAGGTTATTAAGCTTGGACCAATCAAAAAAAGGTTAAtgtttttataattatttaataaaaacgaaaattaataattaggtattgatgggtaggggctttatgactacgggcttaaatgcataacgccccataacgcCCACCCGCACACGTGGCGcgccacatgtcgcataacgcccccaaaagggctttatgactacacatggccttataaattacatagaattcaatAATATTTTCTGTTGTATTATTTTCGTAAATCCAAACTAAAATTCTAAAACTGGATTATTATTCCTGAaattgatgatttattataaATGTATTGAAAGTTTATTGTTTATTGATATGATATATTAGGCTAAAGGGTTTGGTCACGACCACCATGAGCCTCCGCATAGGCGTCATCTCACTCACCTCTAATCTACTATTCAAAACTATTaactaagggtgtggtcatgacccaaaccactatcccttttactattttaatatatttttgtcTTAAAATTTCAAATGTGAGGGTCGTGGTAATCGTGGTTCAATCCACGCTAACCACTATCAAACAAgaagggggtggtgtagccttccattcatgctCCTTCGTGACGAATCATGTTCCAACCATGACCCACACCCTTCAGCCTTATGAAGTTTAGGTCAAAATTAACACGATTAGTTTGAAACTAAAGGGACCAAAACTGCCTAAACACATTGAGAGCTTTGACTCGAGGGGAATTCTCTCTCGTCTCAAGTTTATTTGTTTTACGCTGGAAACTGCTTTTTATGGTTAAGGGTTAGAAACGATCTGTGCATTTGTCGGAAAATTGAGGAGACCAAAACGATCTGTGCCAGGGACGGAGCTTAGTGGAAacccgggggtgcacccgccctcctgaatgtttcggttagaagtgtaaattttccgatttttcgtccgaaaattttaaaattataaaggaTCGCCCCCTCAATTATTTTGCTTAAATATTTATAGaatatataaattgggtcccaTGACTTTCCGCCCTCCGGAACTTTTAGTTAAGCTCTGCCACTGATCTGTGCAGTTGTCGGCATTACAAGGCTATCGAAAAAGAACCCAGCCCATTGGAGTTGATTCGATCACAACGGTGAAGGTGGGGTTTGAGATGCAAGTTGGGGTTGAGGAGCTCGGAGATGGTACTGGAAAGACTGTGAAGGTGG
This genomic stretch from Helianthus annuus cultivar XRQ/B chromosome 8, HanXRQr2.0-SUNRISE, whole genome shotgun sequence harbors:
- the LOC110870026 gene encoding E3 ubiquitin-protein ligase RNF133, coding for MAISATSYEIILPDSRQFVIVNAQPGERVDNLLIINPSPTQVAMIQCYEDIQSVLFDDGGPAYTTHLMKLEMNKGLVTSLISLDGSEVVDHETYVMITSNIMKYHESLHADDLSEETTDQEKEEEEEDICAICLQEFEVGETCVALECNHGYHQECIEKWLQQKNNCPICRAKLSALQGYRKRTQPIGVDSITTVKVGFEMQVGVEELGDGTGKTVKVVHRKGGG